From the genome of Cryptococcus deuterogattii R265 chromosome 5, complete sequence:
ATCTCGCCTTGGGGCTCAACTCTCCCGGTCTCCCTTGAAACCTCGCCAGCTGCGATTGGTCTCCTCCAGGCAACCTCTTTTCCCACTTCATAACCTCATCCCAAGCCCTCTCATTCAAAAAGTTGTGAATTGCCACCATGACCTCTACGCTATCCTCGGGAGtttcccatcctttccttACAAGAGCATTGTAGAACTGCTGGGGGGAAGGGTAGTCCCAAGTGTTACCTGTCCCGTAGGCTTCGCCGCCAGGGGCAGTAGAAGGACGGGGAATGGTGGAGGCGGTACGTTCCGTAGGGAGGTCGAGCTTTTGGTCAGGTTGACGGGAGAGCGAGAGGTTCACGGGCATGTGGGTTGTGGGATCGAGAGCATCGTGCTGAATGGGACACTTTGCAGGGGCATTTGCGGTGGCAGGGGCAGGGGGAACGTCGGCTTGGTGCATAGGGCACTGGGCGGGGGggcgggaagaggaggaagaggggatgggTGGATGGTGTGATGGGATAGAAGTGGCTGGGGTGTGGTCCACAGGAACCTGAGtagaggaggacgaagaaccAATGTTCCACTTCATTATGAGATTATTTTTCGCCAGAGAAAATTGAGAGGCAGATGAGAAATAAAGACGAGGTCGTTCATGACATTCAGAAATCTCTCGTTGGGCAAATAATGCGTTACGTAATTGGGATGtcccgcctccacctcgcgCCCAACAAGAAACGACGAAGTCAAAACAAAGAATACAGCGAGCAAATGGTTTTTCCATAACCATAGATACCTCACAGCATGTCCTCTTCTACCGTGAAGCAGAGGCACTACTCTGCCCTCGCATCCCGTATACGCACTCTCCACGTGAATCTTGCAGAGACTGAAGGTCTCCTCGAGATGATGACCCATCAGCTCGACGCTACTAGCAAGATGGGTGTGCACTGTGGTTCCCAGTAGgtcttctcttcatatCGCATAACTGAAGAATTGTATTTGTCGCTAATTTGCGGGTGGTATGGAAACAGATTTATGGCGGTGTCTAGGTTGCTTGATAAAGAGTTAAAGGATCTTATGGATGCAGCTACCGCTGCGGAACCACAGTCTCCGTCCGCTGCCCCATCACCCGAAAGATCATCTTAGACAAGTCGAGGTAGTCAACGATCTTATTGCTGGACCAATCTTTATCTATTTTGGGTAAGTGCACCCTCGATGATTGAATTTTCAAAACTGATTCTCTACAGAACAGATTGTTGTACAATAGCATTGAGCACTATGTATTAGATTTTTTTCTGCTGGATCCCTGTTGTGAAAATGAccactccatctccactATAAGGCCATTCGCCTCTCCTTTCTGTGGAGATTGCATGACAAGCTCACCATTTTTTCCCAATTCAAATGCTTCTATCACCATACCTCGTTGACTGTCCACTCAGCTCATTGCCTTACAACTCTCTTGTGACCCCATTAAACTACCATCACCTACCAATCCGCTGCTTTGACTGGATAACAGCAGTCATTCCCTGGCATGACCGCATATAAAATCTAATATCGAGCCATGCATTGTGAAACATGAAATATGTCAAGATGATACTTGCTATATAATATACAACCTAAAGATTATGGATACACCTTCTATACCAACGGCTCAACACCCAAGGCTTCGACTGCGCTTctcacctccatctcccaaaACAATCGCAGATCgtaccctcctcctctaaCTTTGCCCTCTCTATCTTCTCTGACGAACATCACGCCCGATCGTCTATCCACATACTCTCCCTTGGGGTCGTACCACCCCGCCCAAGGGGCGGTATCAGGGTCCGAGTACGGTATCGGGATAAATGGCCCATTGTACGACGGTGatagaggagaatgaaagacgtctccttcttgaggCTGGGCTGATAAGAGTGATGGGGGTACGAATTTGAAAAGCGCTTCGGCGCGTAATCGTTTTGCCTCTCTTGCTtcaatctcaatctcccTCGCTCGCTTCGTTTCTCCCTTTGCAAGTGCCTGCGTCACCTCGCCCTTTatcctctcgtcttccatccGCTCAACCCGTTCGGCCTCttctatcatcctcatcctctcttcccttgcccGACGCTCGATCTCTTCGCGCTTTGATTGAGACATGGattcttcctcggcctTGTGTTTGTTGGcttggatgatggatttgTTTTGGCGTTGCCATTCGGTGATGCGGGCTTCGGTTTCAGGGATGGAGACGTcgttgaggaggttgaaTGCTTGATTGTGTAATATGAGCATTATTCATGTTTTTATTGATCAAAGTGaatgagaaaaagaagcttaCTAAGGTCTTCGACGAGTTCGAGGTAATCGTCATATTGTCGATCATTTTCAAAATCATCTCTCCGCTTGTTGAATCTGTCCCCCCTGACATCAACTTGACGTCCTTGATAGTAGTTGCATTAACATGACTCACATATCGGCCATTCGCCGTCGGACTGATacttccttttccacttTGAGATCTTCAAATGTCTGATGCGCAAAGTTTACTTTTCGAAGGATACGGCCGCATTGAGGACACGGTTCTGGGCCAAGAGTGAAGAGACGATCGATACATGATTCACACCTGCCATTCTATCAGCACTACTTGAGGAGAGGCTTAGACTCAAAGAGAGACATACATCTTGTGATAGCAAGGAGAGACGAGTAATCGCAGATTCTTGTTGAATTGTCGATCGGTATGGCAGATTGGGCATACATCTTGTTCCGTCTATCCAAACCAAAAGTCAGCTACTTCACCTACCCCTAAACAGTCATCAACACTTACGCGATATTCTGTAACGCGTTTGCTGGGATCCCTGACTCCAGCAACGTAGAGATATCCGTCTTCATGGCCTTTTCCGCGGGGACCAGTCTGTTTGAGCTGAGGTGCCCTGTGAGTGGGTTGGGCGGGTCTACGGATGGTAGACGATGATAAGGCAATTTTTTTGGGAGGAATTCGAGACATGGTGAGAAGTGTAGTCGAAGAGTACAGTGCTTCGATGTCTTGATCTTCGATTAGTTATCCATTTCACCCGGACCAGGAGAAGCCCGCACAAGACCGAAGATTGTAAGCAGATGGACCGGGATAACGTGCATGCCTCTTTTGGTCAGCCTTGCCAGGCATTCATGAGGCGCGCTGTGAATTGTTCAGACTGTTCACGCCTAATCAAGCCCCTATTGTCGTCATCGACGCAAGCCTTAGTTATGTTgcacatcttcatctgcatCTACGCATATCTGCTATACATACGAGAGAGTAGACTGCTAGTCCTCCCTCTTACCAACAATGTCTGCCCCAGAAGTATTTCAACTCTCCCTCGGCCCTCTTACAGGCGTCGCTTTCAGCCCAGACAGGACTCGTACGTCTTCTCCTATCGCTACACGCTTGTGCACAGCTCACACACACTCTCTCTTAAAATAGACGTTGCCGTTTCGCCCAACAACAACGAGGTCCATATCTACCAGCGACAAGGCGCAGAGTGGATCCACAAGGATACCCTTGCCGAGGTGCGTTTTCCTGTCGTATCGCATAACGATCGTCGTGTTGACACGTAGACACGCACATCTCAGCACGACAAGCTCATCACTGCCATCTCATGGGCTCCCAACTCGAACCGTATCGTCACCTGCTCCCAAGACCGTAACGCCTACGTCTGGACCCCTACCGAGTCTGGATGGAAGCCCGCCCTTGTCTTGCTCCGTATCAACCGTGCCGCGACTTGCGTCAAGTGGAGTCCCAATGAAGACAAATTTGCTGTCGGAAGCGGTGCGAGGACAATTGCGGTCTGTTactttgatgaggagaacAACTGGTGGGTGTCAAAGCATGTCAAGAAGCCTTTGAGGTCAACTGTCTTGTCGATTGATTGGCACCCCAACAATGTCCTGTTGGCCGCAGGCACTGCCGAGGCCAAGGCATACGTTTTCTCCGCTTATATCAAGGGTGTTGACTCCAAGTGAGCGAAATTTCGTTCCAGCATATATGGCCAAAATCTCACGTACAATTAGGCCTGAGCCTACGGTTTGGGGTGAGAGGTTGCCCTTTGGCACCATTTGTGGCGAGTTTACGTCTCCCGATAGCGGCTGGGTTCACAGCGTTGCGTTTTCGCCTTCCGGCAATATCCTCGCCTATGTTTGTAAGTTAATCTTGCCCAAAAATAGTGAACCATTCTAATAGGCCTCTTAGCCCATgattcttccctctccgtCGTCTATCCTTCCGCGCCCGGTGCTCCTCCCGCTGCCCATTTCGCACTCCGTCtcccctcccttccctttgtCGATCTGACATTCACCTCTGAATCCACCCTCATTGCTGCGGGGCACGATTGTCAGCCTATCGTATTCACCGGCTCGGAATCCGGCTGGGCTCTTTCCCACTCTCTTGACGACCCCGCCTCTGGCGGTTCTCGTCCTCTGACCCCGACTGCTACCGGCTCTCGTTCCGGCGGAGTTGGCAGGTTGGGCAACAATGAAGCTTTCAACATGTTCAAGGCTGCAGATTCTAGGGGCCAACGAGGTGTCCCTGCTCCGGGTGCAACTCCGACCAGTGCGGGCTTGACACCTGTCGGTGCTGATGGGTTGTTGACGACTGTGCACCAGAACACGATCACTTGGGTTGAGCCTTACGAGTGGGGACAGGGCGGAGAGGTTACCAAGGTTGGTACGGCGGGTAAGGATGGGAGGTTGGTCATTTGGCCTGTTACAGCTGCCAAGTCCAGTTTAGCCGGCAGGATGGCTGGGTTGTCGGTGTAGAGCAGAAAGTGTGGCTGTATCCCGATAGTTGAAGAAagtaaaagaaaaaggttgTAGATGGCAAGTTGGTACAAGGAATGAATGGTTAAATAGCCATCAATATGTCTTTTGGGAGGGAGCATTTACAAGACGTGCTGCTTGTTCGATTTTTTTCGGGTCATAGTATGATACCATGTTTTGCAAGTTGTTAGAAGCCAGCAAGGCCAGCCGTTCTGAAGTTGTTTCGGTTCTATTAATACGGTATCCCGATCACATATTTGGAATCAGAAACAAAAATGGATTATCCTGACACTTTTAAAAACTCTGTACAAGTACATGTTCGACTTGTGGCAAGCGTATTTCCGGTTTAGTGAAGATGAGTGAAGAAAGGGGGAATCGTCTCTTGTGCAGCACGATCCCTGCTCTGTGAAAAGTAAtaaaaggagaaagaagaagatggtgctGGTTGGGGTAGAGATTGATTTCCTTTGATCTTGGTCTTCTTATTATAGGCCTTGTCAACTAGTCAGAATATTAGGACAATGGTGAAATAACGAGCATGTTAGGTCATGAGAGTAGAATATATTATATAGCTCGGCCATGGTTCAAGCGAGAAGTGCGCTGCTGGGGTATATTAAAAAAATACACATACAAATTACCCTAAACCACAAAGTTAACCACCTAGACATTTAGAAGATCATGGGTAGAGACAAAGTCTGTTCCTTATCTCCCCTTTTCCACTTGCTCTTCCCCAACTcccctcattcttctcctttccccttcgATTTAACGCTGATCGTCTACcacctctcctctttccacaaaTGATATATAGGGAGCAAAACAACATAAatcaaagaaagagaagatggcggagaagaagcaggcCAAAGCGACACAGTTTAATGAGCAGCATGGCAAGTCTGGGAAAGTGAAGGCTGATACTCGTATGGAAGGACAGACAGGGCGAGAAGtaaaaggagagaaggggaagtCCGAGGAAACGCCTATACCTAGGTAGTCCGGTCGAAAATGCCGGTTAAGGCGTCAAGTAGAAAAATTACGCCTCCTGCTTGATTTGTTTTGTCGGGAGGCAAAAAGGAGTGAATATGAATACATGGTGACCTTTGCTCTATACTGGTACCGGATAATAGTCGTTTGAGATGGTTTTACaaatccttttttttctatgTCGTACTCGTCTCGCTAgtgacttcttctcctaATGGCGGGAAGTTTTCCAGCTTCTCCCTATTACGACAAAAATTACCGAAAAGTCAGCTTGACCACTCACAAATGAATGTGATATAACGTCGggaagaaaatggatggGAGAACTTCTGCGTgtgaggagagagaaaagcaaCTCACGTCCTGACATCCCAAACATCTTCACTACTAactccaactcttctcctcgCCCACCATTCTGCCCGTCGCTTCACCCACAGTTCCCGTTTACCTTCTGGATCTTCAGATTTGAGAGACATGCAGTATTTGAAATCTTGGAATTTCCATGAACAATTGTGCAGTTCACCATGGCGGTAAATGTTACGGAGTTGCGGTACGAGAGCTATGCGGGAaaggtaaaaaaaaagttaGTCGGGCTATGAGAGAGGGGAGCTTGAGATTGAGACGAACCGTAGCACATGAGGAATTCATCCCTGATCGTTTCGTTTATCAGATAAAAACTAAAACGTAGATATAAGAAGGTACATACAGTAATCTCATACATGCTGGGACATTGTCTGGAGTAGGGTACTGGAGCTCTTGCAGTTTGAGCTCGTCTTTAAGGGTAGTTTCGAAGCGATCGACCTGGGGTACATGGTGTGTGGGTTTTTCCGTggactgctgctgctgctgctgctgtggcTGTGACTGTTGTTGCTCTTGGACAATGTcctgttgttgttttccAAAGAACGGGATGGGCATTGCGACGAGtgttgtggaaagaggatatGGAAATTGGCGGATAAGTAATCGAGATGTTTTGATTTGGTTTATTTTCGACATTAGCCAATGCCCGGTGACGCATACTCGTTTCTTTCACATTTCATTCCCCAtctcatttcctttttttttcttttttcgtCTCACCGTCTCACTGTACATACAATGGCTCTCCCAGGGACGGAGACTATACGCTTCCGTAGGCCTACAACAGGCCCGAACGCTGTTGAACAGAAAAAGGAGCCGAAAAAGGATGAGTTTGGTAGTCTTGCTCCCAtcggatggaagaggcgaCACCAGGGTTTGCTGCAGGACCAACTTAAGAGGTGCGTTCAGCTGTCTTTGATGTGTACAACGATCCGTATACTGATGGGGTTGCTGCTCTCTGCATatgaaaaaaaggaatCAGCAAGGCCCATTCATTCCCTCCTTATCCCTAGCTTTGCGATTGTTGTTGCTCGTCAGGACGGCCGCAGCTATGTACAGCATCATCTCGGATTGTGATGAGGGTGagtttttcctttcttacCAATGGCTAAGGGATATGGAGAGTGTCTAACCCCAAAAAAAATCTAGTGTTCAACTTTTACGAACCCTTGCACTACTTTCAATATAATCACGGTTTCCAGACATGGGAGCTTTCTCCTCAATTCGCTGTGAGAAGCTGGGCGtatatccttcttcattggCCTCTTGCCCACATCGGTCCCCTAATTCTCGGCGTCGGCAAGGTAAACTAATTTTCTATCCCCTATTTCCCATCGTGCTTCTGAACGAGCTAGCTGACTGTGATATGAATTGGCTAGCGCCCCGCTTTCTTTGCTCTCAGGATCTGTCTCGGTGCCATTTGTTCATTCTGCGAAGCCAAGTTTTTCAGGACTGTGGTGGAGACTGTGAATGAGCGTGTGGGTCGATACTTGCTTTTCGCCATGATCCTCAGTGCGGGCATGTGGTCCGCCAGTGTCGGTACGTcttttccacttccatcGTTTTCATTCTTTCTACATTATCAAAAATTCTGATTTTTACATTTCTATTTTGGAATGATCAGCATTCCTCCCGTCATCGTTCGCCATGTACACCACCATGCTCGCATCTTCCTACTGGTTCCAGCCGGCTACCACCACTCCTCAGGGCACGACTCGTACCTACCGCGCAACATTCTTCTACGCGCTTGGTGCCATTGTCGGGTGGCCATTTAGCGCTGCGCTCGGTATCCCGTTTATCTTTGAACAGCTATTCCTTGGCGCTGGGGAGATTGTGCCTCCTGAGCTCAAGCATATTTGGAGGTCCAAGCGATGGGATACGATGTGGAAGGCAGTGACGATGAGCGCGTCTATCGTTCTCCCTGTATACTTGATCGATTCATGGGTGTACGGCCGTCCGACGCTCCCGACGCTAAACATTATCACTTACAACATTTTCTCCGGTAACGGTCCCGATTTATACGGGACTTCCCCTCCTACATTCTACCTCGCCAACTTGTTCCTCAATTTCAACTGTTTCGTGCCTCTTGCTTTGCTTTCGCTGCCGGCTTTGGCTGTGACGTACAAGTACGATTTCCGCCGATTGGGTAGGACGCAGATGGCGCCCAGGGAAGGCGAGACGAGTCCCTATGTATTGTTGGTCACGAGGCTTGCGCCGTTCTATCTGTGGTTTGCAATCTTGACGGCGCAGTCGCACAAGGAGGAAAGGTTCTTTTTCCCGGCGTACCCGCTTTTGTGCTTTAACGCCGCTGTGACGATTTACCTCGTTagaggatggatggagaaggtgtaCATTCATCTCACCAGGTCGCCTTATAACGTGAGTCTTTACACATTTTAAGACTGTTTGAAAAGTTTTACTAAGATTCTTTTGTTATCCATAGGCGAGCcgctcttccatcttttccaacttTACCCTCCTCGttgtcctcctcccctGCCTACTGTCCGTAAGCCGTATCGCCGCTACCTACTACTTCTACCACGCTCCCTTTGATATTGTTCACCATTTCCAATACTCTACCCTTCCTGGTATCCTTTCCAACTTGGGATACGAACCTATCCCTCTCCCTGAAAGCTACCGACCCAATGGtaaagaggaggagcgcGAGGTCCAATGGGATCTTTCCCCCTTGCAAGATCTCGACGAGCCTGTTAGTATCTGTTACGGTACGGAATGGCACAGATTCCCAGGCAGTTACCTCATCCCTGAAGGTGTGCAGGTGAACTTTGTGCAGACCGAGTTTGATGGGATGATGCCTAGGAAGTGGGAGGAAAGtgcgaagaagggcagGTGGCCGAGGAGTGAGACGAGGATGGTAAGACCTGGAAGGTTTAATGGCGAGAACAAGGCTTCGCTCGAGCATGGTACTTTTGTAAGTCTCCCTCCCTTACTTCTTGATTTTAAAAATTgattgctgctgctggatTGCTGATTGTGTTTGTGTTAAAAAGGTCGACCCGAGCGAATGCATGTACATGGTCGCCCTCTCCATGTTGTCGCACACGCCTACCGAGCTCGAGCCGGACTGGACCAGATCGCCcgaatgggaaaaggagttTTGCACAACGTTTTTGGACGGGCAGAGCAGCAAGTGGTGGTCGAGGCTGATTTACTTGCCATGGGGTCTCTTGGACAGCGGGCGAGTGTATGGAGAGTATTGTTTGATGCACCGGAAGGGTGCTGTGCATGGTGCTTAAGGGTGTTTAATAGTTTTTTTTAACGAAATATGATATATGACCGGGATATGCATATGGAATGAATTCGTTGCGTTGACTTGCGCCACTCTGCCGACTTGTCCCTCCGCGGGTGGTGACGCATCGCCATGTTACTGTCTCCGAAtccctctccattcttctcttgcatCTCATACCACACCATGTTCTCCTCTGCAGCAAACCCTTACGATGACCTCGTCAGTACGTGCATCCACTCGCTGCGCTCCCCTGCTCCACGCTCACATCGCAACCCGCAGTCAAAGCCACAGACGAGAACCTCGCATCAGAGGACTGGGCCCTCAACATGGACGTATGTGACAAGGTCTCTAGCGATGGCCAGAACGGGTAAGTCGTTGGTACGGATGAACTGGTGGTGGGGACGGAATAGATCACTGATGCAATGGGATTACTCAGGGCTCGACAGGCCGTCACTGCATTACAGAAGCGACTGTCCCACAGGAACCCAAACGTCCAAATCTACGCTCTTGAAGTGAGTTTGGAAAATCGTGTGCTTATGcgggtggtggagaggaagataaaaTCGGTGGCTGACGTAGACTCTTGAGTAGCTCGCCAATTCACTCGCTCAAAACTGCGGTAAAGACCTGCTCGGCGAACTCTCCTCTCGCAACTGGACCAGCGCGCTAGACAGGCTCATCAACGACCGGGTGAGTTTGTACCATTTGTTTTACTCCTTTACAGACAACTTATGGGCTATGGGATGCCAGGCTACGTCGTCCCCGGTAAAGAAAAAGGCTTTGTCGTTTGTCAAGAGCTGGGCAAAGCAGATTGAGGAGACGGGTGATCCCAATCTGGGGCTTATGGGGGAACTGTATGACCAACTGAGAGCAAAGAGTGGGTGCATCTATGGATACAAGGGAGAAGACTATGCtgatggatgggatgtCTATAGATCAAGTCTTTGATGAGCCCGAGCCAACCCCGGAGAGTGCTGTAAGTCATCCAAGTCATCTGCTCCCCCTTGACGCTCATGGAGACGATTGGCTGACGACATACAAACAGGAGGAAGCTCGACGcaggcaagaagaggaagaactcCAGCGAGTTCTCGAGCTGTCCAAGCAAGACAAGGGTGGTCGGGCCCAATTCACTTACCAACCCTCTGGTTCAGCCGgcgcttcatcctcttctgtaGCAAACCACAATACGTCTTATTCTTCTATCCCTCAACCCGCTgcccaagctcaagccCAACCTCAGGCCGCACCACAAGCCACAAACTACACTCCCCAACCACAGAGAATCTACTCCCCTCAGCCTCTTGAGCCGGAACCTCCAAAGGCGGATCTCAACACGGCCACCCGCGTACGTGCCATCTATCCGTTCACAGGCCAAGAAGTTGGTGAACTCGATTTTGAGAGAGGTGATGTGATCAAGGTGTTGGATAGGGGTTTCAAggagtggtggaggggagCTTGTAATGGCAAGATCGGTGTGCGTTGTTATTTCACTCTTATCTTCCagtggagaaaaaagggcTAGAGCTGACGGAAAAGTGTAGATATTCCCTGTGACGTATGTCGAGGCACTTCCGGAGCCTACGCCGAAAGAGCTGCAAGAAGAGgcacaagaagaagctagGGTATTTGCTTCTCTCGGCaagtccttttcttt
Proteins encoded in this window:
- a CDS encoding class E vacuolar protein-sorting machinery protein HSE1, whose protein sequence is MFSSAANPYDDLVIKATDENLASEDWALNMDVCDKVSSDGQNGARQAVTALQKRLSHRNPNVQIYALELANSLAQNCGKDLLGELSSRNWTSALDRLINDRATSSPVKKKALSFVKSWAKQIEETGDPNLGLMGELYDQLRAKNQVFDEPEPTPESAEEARRRQEEEELQRVLELSKQDKGGRAQFTYQPSGSAGASSSSVANHNTSYSSIPQPAAQAQAQPQAAPQATNYTPQPQRIYSPQPLEPEPPKADLNTATRVRAIYPFTGQEVGELDFERGDVIKVLDRGFKEWWRGACNGKIGIFPVTYVEALPEPTPKELQEEAQEEARVFASLGLVDQLLQTLKGIDPARGDKLDDRPEIEEMYQASVALQGQINTLIKKYSDQKAELEHMNANFIRAMGQYEELRNAPPPVQPQPFGYGPPQPQPQPQPQPQLQQQNSYSYQQYPQQPYAQQTSSPAAQSQEPYTAQQQPYPAQVQVQPQGTPSFPPSSSPTRHVTEPGVAGLGAGDQQAWDPYYQQHGQQPPQPSQSPSQSQPQHPSHSQSQPQQGSYYPAQAQAQGYQAAYATMPDGRAYASPHPPGTHQGQGVEGVTAGMDRMNVHAP
- a CDS encoding cytochrome c heme-lyase, which codes for MKWNIGSSSSSTQVPVDHTPATSIPSHHPPIPSSSSSRPPAQCPMHQADVPPAPATANAPAKCPIQHDALDPTTHMPVNLSLSRQPDQKLDLPTERTASTIPRPSTAPGGEAYGTGNTWDYPSPQQFYNALVRKGWETPEDSVEVMVAIHNFLNERAWDEVMKWEKRLPGGDQSQLARFQGRPGELSPKARFHLWAGKLFPSKFNTEPPFDRHDWVVTRPTPSAPQETVTARYVIDYYSAPPDEDGNPVFSLDVRPALDSLEAIKQRISVGVEEWLRGDVD
- a CDS encoding CDK-activating kinase assembly factor MAT1 — translated: MSRIPPKKIALSSSTIRRPAQPTHRAPQLKQTGPRGKGHEDGYLYVAGVRDPSKRVTEYRTEQDVCPICHTDRQFNKNLRLLVSPCYHKMCESCIDRLFTLGPEPCPQCGRILRKVNFAHQTFEDLKVEKEVSVRRRMADIFNKRRDDFENDRQYDDYLELVEDLTFNLLNDVSIPETEARITEWQRQNKSIIQANKHKAEEESMSQSKREEIERRAREERMRMIEEAERVERMEDERIKGEVTQALAKGETKRAREIEIEAREAKRLRAEALFKFVPPSLLSAQPQEGDVFHSPLSPSYNGPFIPIPYSDPDTAPWAGWYDPKGEYVDRRSGVMFVREDREGKVRGGGYDLRLFWEMEVRSAVEALGVEPLV
- a CDS encoding alpha-1,2-mannosyltransferase; amino-acid sequence: MALPGTETIRFRRPTTGPNAVEQKKEPKKDEFGSLAPIGWKRRHQGLLQDQLKRNQQGPFIPSLSLALRLLLLVRTAAAMYSIISDCDEVFNFYEPLHYFQYNHGFQTWELSPQFAVRSWAYILLHWPLAHIGPLILGVGKRPAFFALRICLGAICSFCEAKFFRTVVETVNERVGRYLLFAMILSAGMWSASVAFLPSSFAMYTTMLASSYWFQPATTTPQGTTRTYRATFFYALGAIVGWPFSAALGIPFIFEQLFLGAGEIVPPELKHIWRSKRWDTMWKAVTMSASIVLPVYLIDSWVYGRPTLPTLNIITYNIFSGNGPDLYGTSPPTFYLANLFLNFNCFVPLALLSLPALAVTYKYDFRRLGRTQMAPREGETSPYVLLVTRLAPFYLWFAILTAQSHKEERFFFPAYPLLCFNAAVTIYLVRGWMEKVYIHLTRSPYNASRSSIFSNFTLLVVLLPCLLSVSRIAATYYFYHAPFDIVHHFQYSTLPGILSNLGYEPIPLPESYRPNGKEEEREVQWDLSPLQDLDEPVSICYGTEWHRFPGSYLIPEGVQVNFVQTEFDGMMPRKWEESAKKGRWPRSETRMVRPGRFNGENKASLEHGTFVDPSECMYMVALSMLSHTPTELEPDWTRSPEWEKEFCTTFLDGQSSKWWSRLIYLPWGLLDSGRVYGEYCLMHRKGAVHGA